The following are encoded in a window of Telmatobacter sp. DSM 110680 genomic DNA:
- a CDS encoding OmpA family protein: MNRAIALSIAITLLGAGAASGQQTAFDQRSQASSSQFDLAAGYNLVNANAPPGDCGCFTMNGGFAGGQLNFSRWLGVAGEFSAGHASHISSLGQDLTLTTFIGGPRISWPRYRAVPFGEFFVGGAHGGGSYFPSSTSSSTSATSFAYTGGGGLDFSLNDRFAIRAFDAKYLHTALPNGVNGSQRQLQISVGLVMHFGGSGASTPPSAAVTSKAPRRISLSCSVSNQLVAAGQPVHIMGETSLDPDLYPVAYNWATSGGDIHGNGGSVITIDTANLKPGTYQVDGRAALSSNPSNSSSCKVTFQITGRSEGRDQILTTKFAAPPSGSYDEGARENLRDLFFNYDQADLRPDALNAIREDAAYLIAHPSIVLTIAGYADERGSAEYNVALGMERATAARDALASIGVTASRMHVISYGKERSFCSEDAESCYQQNRRAQLLPEAQ; this comes from the coding sequence ATGAATCGAGCAATCGCATTGAGCATAGCCATCACGCTGTTGGGAGCGGGCGCAGCGAGCGGACAACAGACAGCGTTCGATCAGAGATCGCAGGCTTCGTCGTCGCAGTTTGACCTGGCCGCCGGTTATAACCTGGTCAACGCCAACGCTCCTCCGGGCGATTGTGGCTGTTTCACGATGAATGGCGGATTTGCTGGCGGCCAGCTCAATTTCAGTCGTTGGCTCGGGGTTGCCGGCGAGTTCAGCGCAGGTCATGCTTCGCATATCAGTTCCCTGGGTCAAGATCTCACGCTCACCACGTTCATCGGAGGACCTCGGATTTCGTGGCCGCGCTATCGTGCGGTGCCCTTCGGCGAGTTCTTCGTTGGAGGCGCACACGGCGGGGGATCCTATTTTCCGTCAAGCACGTCGAGTAGTACGAGCGCAACCAGCTTCGCCTATACCGGAGGAGGCGGTCTGGATTTCAGTCTGAACGATCGCTTTGCTATCCGGGCGTTCGACGCGAAGTATCTGCACACCGCCCTTCCAAACGGAGTGAATGGTTCGCAGCGTCAATTGCAAATTAGCGTCGGGCTTGTGATGCACTTTGGAGGATCCGGGGCATCCACGCCACCATCGGCAGCTGTAACCTCCAAGGCCCCAAGGCGCATTTCTCTCAGCTGTTCGGTATCAAATCAGCTGGTGGCCGCGGGGCAGCCCGTGCACATCATGGGCGAAACTTCTCTTGATCCCGATCTCTACCCCGTAGCTTATAACTGGGCGACAAGCGGCGGCGATATTCACGGAAACGGAGGTAGCGTAATTACGATTGATACGGCAAACCTGAAACCTGGAACTTATCAGGTGGACGGCCGGGCAGCGCTCTCGTCGAACCCGTCGAATTCATCCAGTTGCAAAGTCACATTCCAGATCACCGGTAGAAGCGAAGGACGCGATCAGATTCTGACAACCAAGTTCGCGGCTCCGCCGAGCGGGAGCTACGATGAAGGCGCACGCGAGAACTTGCGAGATCTGTTTTTCAACTACGATCAGGCGGATCTCCGTCCGGATGCATTGAATGCCATTCGAGAAGATGCTGCATATCTCATCGCGCATCCGAGCATCGTTCTCACAATCGCGGGATACGCAGACGAACGCGGTTCAGCGGAATACAACGTTGCTCTGGGCATGGAGCGCGCAACAGCAGCTCGCGATGCGCTTGCATCCATCGGAGTGACGGCTAGCCGAATGCATGTGATCAGCTATGGAAAAGAGCGTTCCTTCTGCTCAGAAGATGCGGAGAGTTGCTATCAGCAAAACCGGCGCGCACAGCTACTCCCCGAGGCGCAGTAA